In Aedes albopictus strain Foshan chromosome 3, AalbF5, whole genome shotgun sequence, the genomic window gaccgccgatttcaacgccacattggggatcccgtccggacccggagcatTGCTCGCTTTCAGTTTCTTCGCCACTGCTTCCAGCTCGACATTGGAGACTTGCCGAGCTTCCGCACTACCGTCGTTTTCCTCACCATACGGTGTTGGTGGCCACGTCGTTGGGTCGTGCTTGGGAAAGAGACcctccacgattaccttcagctTGTCTGGACACATCTCGGCTGGCATCGCTGGACCtttgatcttcgccatcacgactcggtacgcgtCACCCCAGGGATTTGCGTCGGCATCTCGGCATAGCTCCTTGTGGCAGTTCGACTTGCTCacgattatctcctttttaaatgcggctctggcctcCTGGAACACCAACTTCCGCTCCTCCCTATCCGGAAGGTTTCTTGCCCTCTGATAGCGTCTTCTGGCTCTTAGACAGGCAGCACGGAGGGTGCCGAGTGTCTCGCTCCACCAATGCGCAGGACGTCGTCTGTACCTTGGCTCTCGTTTCcgtggcattgtagtgtcgcATGCCCTTGTAATCGCTCTTGTTAGCTCTACCGCATCTAGGTCTGGAGTATCACTGTCCATACGGAGTGCCTCAACGAAGAGGTCCTTGTCGaaggccttcgtcttccactttcgctcgcatattctgtttctctgcatggccgtagggttccgttggccaacgctgtagcagatcgcctggtgatcactgtgggtgtactcttcgcttactttccagttcatgttgcttgctagcgatggactgcagaaggtaatgtcgatgatcgactcccgcccgtctttcctgaatgtgcttacggtgccaacgttgcacaattgtacctccaacctcgctagtgcttccagcaggctgtaacctcttgcgttggttagcttgctaccccactccacggcccacgcattgaagtctccgccgatcagtactggcctacgtccaaccAGCTTGTCGGCTAACTCCTCCAGCATCCGATCGAATTTCTCTGCTGTCcaccttgggggtgcatagcagctgcatatgaagataccgttgattttggcgatgACGAAACCTTCGTACGTGCTTGCGATCACTTCCTGAATTGGAAATCTTCCCATCACTTGTATAGCAGCCGTTCCCGTGCTATCTGCCACCCAGTTGTTGTTACcgagaggaactcggtacggctctgcaataatcgcaacatcgcactttgcttccgttgttgactgcctcaacagttgctgtgcggtatcaCAATGATTCAGGTTGATCTGCATTATCTCCATTACTGTTGGCCTGCGATCGCCTTCTTATATGCAGGGCACTTGTATCCACCCGTCGAATGGACGTTTCCTTCTTCCGCTGTGCAGAGCATGCACTTTGGCGCTTGCGAGCAGTCCTTCGCAAAGTGTCCCTTCTCTCCACATTTTCTGCATTGTTCAGATCTGTCTGGGCCTTTGTTGGCCTGTGTTGGCCGACATGTGTCCAaagcccatgcacttgaagcatctaaatacccgtttgcggtcactccttgctattcgggcggcgaccctcagcgggcacaccgaacaaccaactcgtaccttgcctaccttcaacaatttgctagccgcaggcaccgacagtcgaatcatcgctgtttgtgtgccttggtaccccttcgtcagacggatcgttagaacctcttctcccaattcgcattgcgtcttcagttcacgaccaagctcctccactgttgtgatctcgtccaggtatcggcattcgatcgttgcttcctgacacaaagctttcacgttcccaccatccccgacgaggtcgcccaatgacttggcgaactgctctcgataggcagaacttttaatcgccggatccttcttcaGCTCAAAGAGCATTTCTCCTTGTTGagtgcgcctggttctcaccacgttctcacccagttccttcaactccggatcctctcggactttcttgaggattgctgcgtacgactgttagtcgtttgccttgaccagcagggcgtctcccatgtgtctctctcgatggggcagacggcgttcttgcctgttctctttggatctcttttcgtctcgagccggctttctacctttttcgatccgattattccctttcgtttcctcctttttgggctgatttttcttcttctccttgcgaTTTTTGACGACGTTCCAATCGCTTTTGGCTCTCTCGTCGCTCAACTCCTCGCTACCTTGAACATTCTTAGTCTTCTTCGGGCGTTCCTCCTCTCCTGGTGTTTCTCTATCCCGCTTGTTCGAGCTCTTATTTCTGCGTCCTTTCGGCGTCTCCTGTAACTCTGTTGATGCTTCCACCGCCGCAATCTGCTCCAAGGCCAGCTTCAAAGCCTTTTCAGCAGTCTCAGCTCTCTTACGCAACGCTGTGTGCTCGCGGTCAGCTTCCAACACGGCGTACCTGAGGCTCGACACCCTTTGCTTAATCTCAGTGTGCACGTTGTTACGGCCTTttacgtattcgtgcagctcgatGACCTTCCTGCTCAACTCCACCATTGACACCTTGGGCCTCGCAAGTTGTAGGCCTTCTTGAGTGGTGCTGCTGCTCGGTGTAGACACCGGGGGCCCTCCTTTAGTGCTACCGCTTGGTGTGGACATTTGACTCGTTACCCCTTTTGCTCCAAAGAGTCCATGTCGTCCACCTCGTTGCCGCGATACTAAAAGTTTCTACCAGCGAACGTGTCAACCTACTGCTCCTTAGGAATGCGCTCGCATCCTTATCATCTGCTACCTCCGTTGTTGTGTAATTGTTGTTCTTCTCCATctggttgggtcccccctccaagtcgctatcttcgcccgtcgtaagtagttgccgtcgtgatcccatggtgatctttgcaagcagtgaggccatgctagggttgacacggtcctttatggggaaccgtgttcagagccagatcggcactagtcaggaatgttcaactgagcctacttccacCGGCTAAGGTTGCGAGTTCGGGACGTACTTGGAGGCCTGCCAaagttttaacgggacgggggcaaccataccattagcccactcgccgtttcggaaaggtgtcacccattcttactagggtagtggaatagtacggttgtcagctctgtagcgtctggtagtatatacgtattccttgctcgtgtccatgtccatgtgctgccagtttgccataattagggtcttactggcgtcgatcctaatgtgccggttggcacgccgggtgtttgggctaaggcactttggaagcggtaccaggtcgcttgtacggagttgcttgcagatgtgtggctttttatgggaatataacagagcccactgttgaacccccgccacatcctaggcatcctcctcttgagctgtctggagaccagaagcccggtcactccccgaaggaagcgccaaaggtggtaatccacacgggtgtgtgaacggttttcgcttggGGAacactgtgtgtgtgtgtgtgtgtgtgtgtgtgtgtgtgtgtgtgtgtgtgtgtgtgtgtgtgtgtgtgtgtgtgtgtgtgtgtgtgtgtgtgtgtgtgtgtgtgtgtgtgtgtgtgtgtgtgtgtgtgtgtgtgtgtgtgttttttcctccctacctccctcagcagagaaaaccgaatggaaaaactctgctacttgcctcgatccccctggtaccactgatgcgactgcttcagggggggcaatgcgctcatgcgctcttcttttTCTGTGCTCATACACATTTTGTCGCttcaaaatttattattctaatcgTTCTAGTGTTGGtatctaacctatcgccattcagcgacacagttagtacaaacatacaccaaatttgttattctattgccgtccgtgtgccatttagcactccggcttttcgtGCACGACtcagatagtccccgacggtggatctaccctatccgacgaagagttcctcgacactgaaacttcttccgttaccgatacttcccaggctggtgccaaggtcggtcctgcgattccggttggagactggcttccggttcacaggcgccctgacgaccaagcaccggtgctttttcgcggtctactcggtctagtccccggcggtggacggacctagcctactccgacagagaaagaccccgacggtggaagttctctcgacaccgatgttttcatcccgaccagtaaggtgccgaagtcggcccggcgattccggttggtggtagacttccggttcaccggcgccccgacgacctataaccggtactacgcaacggacgactcggtcatgtccccggcggtggatcaagcctactgcGATCGCGGCCCTATACTCTTTGGTCTTctcgccacttcctctgcagcgcggacagcatccccgttactgctctgtcgacagcgttccacgtgtcttcgtggcgacacatctcctcgacaatgttgtcgaccgtcaggccgcgcataaccctgcgcatctccgagaacctagggcattcgaagacgacgtgcgccggtgtttcctccacgttcgcacactccggacacagaggggaagacgcgtgaccgaatcaaAACAGGTACTTGcggaaacagccgtgcccggacagaaactgcgtcagatggaagttcacctccccatgcttcctgttcacccacgccgacacatttggaatcagtcggtgggtccaccttccgttcgccgcattgtcccacacatgttgccacttcaccagcgagtccattctagcagctgctctcgtattccttgcgttactccgccgatagcactcgacgtcttcctctagggtgatacagatgggcatcatcccagcgataacgcatacagcctccgacgagattgttctgtacgcactcgcgactctcatagccatgagccggaacacactgtccagctttccacggtttctcttcgtttttagcgccagagcccaggctggcactccatacctaacccagtcaaccagtaatcgtataagatgttgaataagatgttaaagtggaggcgatatgcgtacattttacatgcgcctaaatggaggcatgcatgcatatggcctccactttatcatcttatgcaacatcttatacgattactggttgtctgggaagtattgaggttgcaacatttgccaagaggcgcctcttactgcttcttggaccgcccgcgtttggcataatcctcgctactgtgttaaccgcctgcgccgccttttcgcaggcgtagtcaacgtgcgcgttaaagtttaagcggtcgtcgaccatcacgcccaggtgcttcaaagcgcgctgcgatgaaattctctcctctccgatcgtgatctccaacctttgcactgctttgcggttactgactacgagcacttctgtcttgtgatgggctatctgcagcttcactccattcatccatctttcgactgtgtcgattgcctccgataccagcacttcgacttcatctattgattcgccagataccgctaatacaacgtcgtcCGCGAACCcaacgataatgacacctgccggaagcttcagtgttaacacaccgttgtacattgcgttccagagcgtagggccaagtattgacccttgtggaacacctgctgtcactctaaacgacctctgtcctacgttggtttcgtacacaaggattctgttctggaagtagttcctaaGAATTCTACACAGATActcggggacccgcatattatgcagggctacggcgatagcttcccaactggcgctgttaaacgcgtttttaacgtctatcgttaccacggcgcagtagcgatctcctctccgcttttgtaaggatgccctttccgccatctcaacgacggtccgaattgcgtcaaccgtcgattttcccttgcggaagccgaactgcatcgtgaacagccctctcacactttcggtatactcggtcagcctgttaaggataatcctctccagaagttttccgagcgtatccaacagacagatcggcctgtacgatgctggatctcccggctgctttcctggttttggcagcagcactagtttttggaccttccatatatccggaaagatgccttcctccaggcatttctgcaacactgacctgaacatatcgggatactccaggatcgctgctttcaacgccacgttggggattccatccggaccgggagccttcttcaccttcaatgctttcgccacggcaacgagctcgtcgttggagaccagtcggtttacgtcaaattccgcatcgccctcgctatacggcgtaggtggccacgttgttgtatcgtgttttggaaacaaaccctccacgataaccttcagtttgtctgggcacatttctactggcgtcattgggccctttagctttgccattatgatgcggtaggcatttcaccaggggttagcgtcggcttcctggcatagctccttgtaacagttcgccttgctctgcttgatagctcgtttgaaggcagctctagcttcacggaacgcagccttgcgctcttctctatcggcaccagttcttgccctctgaactcgtctcctagctcggaggcaagtcgcacgaagggtgctgagcgtcgcattccaccagtacgctgggcgtctagcgttcctaggttcaatcttcctcggcattgctgcatcacatgccgttgctaacgcttccgtcaaccaccctgggtcgaggtttgccgcatcgctatttggccgaagtgcctcgataaaagtctccttgtcgaagtccttcgtcttccacttccgctcataagtcctagttctctgtatggacgtaggagctctctggcctatcttgtagaggatcgcctggtggtcgctgtgagagtattcctcactcaccctccagtccatgtcttccatcaacgatggactacaaaatgtaatgtcgatgatggattcacgaccgtctttgcggaatgtgctgactgttcctacattgcacagctttacgtccagcttcgccagagcttcaagtagactatatcctcttgcattggtttgccggctgccccactcaacggcccaggcgttgaaatcgccgccgatgactactggcctacgtcctaccagcgtgtcagtgagtgcatccaacatccggttgtattgctcctcggtccatcttggaggcgcatagcagctacatacgaagacaccgttaactttggcgatcacgaaaacttcgtaagagttttccaccacttcctctatagggaatctgcccataacttgtatagctgccaatcctgctatatccgctacccaattgccgttctcaggaggaacccgatacggctctgcgatgatcgcaacatcacacttcgtctctgttgtcgactgccacaacagttgctgtgcgatgtcgcaatgattcagattaatttgcgttatctgcatcattgttggcctgccttcgcctttttgtaggccgggcatttatagcctcccgtccggtggccatttccttcctccgacttgcacagcatgcacttgggttgcttcgtgcagtctcgagcaacgtgtccgttttcgccgcagttccagcaccgtttggacctatctggacccttgcagtgtcttgactggtgaccaaattccatgcacctgaaacacctctccattttcttagtgactcggggagccagtcgcagcgggcacacggcccatccgaccttgatcttgccggctaccacaatcttgttggccgcatctactggtagtcggattgccgccgtctgagtacctgcaaacgatctcctgattcggattgtcaccggtacttccaagttgcactgctcggtcaatgcggctctcagctcttcctcagtcgtgacctcgtccaaatccttggcctcgagcactgcctcctgtgaaagtgttctcacggtggcctcgctgtctaaggatttcgcaatgagctcccggtactctgagctcttaatcgccggatccttcttgagctcgaacagcatctctcctttctgggtgcgcctggtctttaccacgttttcacccaactcttttagctccgggtcctccctcactttcctgaggagcgcagcgtacgtcgtcttgtccttcgcctcgacgaccagtgcatcacccttcttcctctgcctaaggggccggcgattttctttcttctcctgttccttcctcttttcttcctttttctgttcttccttctcctttcgcttcttcttcttcgcctgctggctctttacagtgcgccatccatcatctctccgattgctggcgcgctcccgttcacttgtgtgtgtgtgtgtgtgtgtgtgtgtgtgtgtgtgtgtgtgtgtgtgtgtgtgtgtatgtgtgtgtgtgtatgtgtatgtgtgtgtgtatgtgttttttttttttttttttttttttttttttttttttttttttttttttttccttctaaaccatagggggataaatctgctcatcagacaccctaacaggaaggttagggtagtgtggggatgaggccgtcttctacaatgccggtagaagccaggactactctctcctcgacccactaaaacacattcctatggtcgccaaaccctacgtctctccggaaccaccaagaaggtattgcttcagagaggggctagtgcatatcgcaccctcaaggttagctgccgtagcctagcagcaacgaacatcgatgactcgcactggagagtccatcacgatagcatgctggcgcttagccagtttcccgagtggtcctcgccactccctttgtcctcggaaggcgggcagggtcaaccccgcccgcgccctactgctgagcggacatcaagaactgatgcccacatgcaacccgatctgacctgctgaaggcaagggtatcactacccttcaggccttatcagctgcatccgtaggttgcagacagcagggtctcacctaccccgacccttgccggggacccctttccaaccgcgggctcagatccaacccagtagactgacgccacgacagcaccgctaccgggacttcctctccgcggccacttaatcgctgtaagggtcgatctcgaccgcagggcaccggtatgacctacgaagccaacttcgaacccctggaccacctcttgtactgcatctggactagccattctccgagtccacgcgccacctcctttgtagctcccagacgatatgggtgatagccgttgaaacggcattccagctaatctcatccctacacattctctggaccaagttgtccggagttgtgtcctccccgcatgtggcaagcatgcggtcacgcattgtgcgaaaacgcgggcacacgaacaaaacgtgttccgccgtttcctctaaaccattgcacactgggcattcgggagaatccgcatgcccgaaacggtgtagatactgtcggaagcaaccatgacctgtaaggacctgtgtcaggtggaatgaaacttccccatggcgcctattaatccaactatctaccctcggtatcaacctatgggtccaccttcctttggtggaactgtcccacgcgcgctgccatttgaccatagaggccatcctgacagtcttgcgtatgcctcttgtgccgcgcatttcgaagcactccatatcctcactgataagaatgctgatgggcaccataccagtaatgacacagagagcgtcgtgtgacacggtacggtacgcgcttgcaaccctcagacacataagcctgtaagtactttccagcttccgtcggtagcattcagtactaagcgcggtaccccacgccgggccgccatacctaagtatggacgtagcaacactagccagaagcttgcgcttactggcgtacaccgctgagctattggacatcatccgggacagtgccgcaatagctgtggaggctcttttacaggcataatcgacgtggctaccgaaggtaagcttatcgtcgatcatcacgcccaagtgcttgacagagcgcttcgacaggatagtgcattctcctacactgatctccgtctgctgcgccgactgcatgttgttaacaaccgtcacctctgtcttgtggtgagccagttcCAGTTTTCtgaaccgcatccacgcctccacaaccttgatcgagtggtcggtagtcaacttcacctcctcgatcgtttcaccgtagacttcgagcgtaatatcgtcggcaaatccgacaatcaccactcccactgggtactctaacctcaacacctcgtcgtacatgacattccataacaccggacccaggatggaaccttgcgggactcctgaggttatgtgaaagcacttccgacccacctccgtgtcgtatactagtacgcgattctggaagtagcttccgagaatcttatacaagtactccggtatccccagacgcaagagcgcatcggcaacagcagcccaactggcgctattaaatgcattccttacatccagagtcactaccccgcagaagcgaattcccctcctcttaggctcgagtgctttctcggcggtttttgtaaccgacaagatagcgtctacggtggacctccccttccggaagccatattggttgctcgagagaccatttacgccctcagtgaacttcaacattctattgaggatgatcttttcgagcaccttccccgccgtgtcaatcaagcatattggtctatatgccgacgggtctccgggtggtttccccgcctttggcaatagtaccaggctctgcctcttccaagcttctgggaaaactccctcgtccaggcatttctgcatagcagacctgaacatctcgggagagtattgtgttgttctttgctgtgcatgcatcactcctgtaaggggtgagtatggcaccataatcgatcgcgttcg contains:
- the LOC134290189 gene encoding micronuclear linker histone polyprotein-like produces the protein MSTPSGSTKGGPPVSTPSSSTTQEGLQLARPKVSMVELSRKVIELHEYVKGRNNVHTEIKQRVSSLRYAVLEADREHTALRKRAETAEKALKLALEQIAAVEASTELQETPKGRRNKSSNKRDRETPGEEERPKKTKNVQGSEELSDERAKSDWNVVKNRKEKKKNQPTKAQTDLNNAENVERRDTLRRTARKRQSACSAQRKKETSIRRVDTSALHIRRRSQANSNGDNADQPESL